In one Brassica oleracea var. oleracea cultivar TO1000 chromosome C9, BOL, whole genome shotgun sequence genomic region, the following are encoded:
- the LOC106315799 gene encoding uncharacterized protein LOC106315799, which produces MAKHKKKSNNENKGDGGGDKKTASITVVLKVDMHCDGCASKIVKCARAFKGVDTVKSESGTGKLTVTGEVDPAKLRETLAEKTKKKVDLVSPQPKKDNKNKSDEDKNKEKKSSEEKKPKEAPVITAVLKLNFHCQGCIANIQKTVTKTKGVNGMTMDKEKQLVTVKGTMDVKKLVESLSDKLKRPVEIVPPKKDKDKENESGDKKKGGGGKDNKGGEGVNMMEYVAAQPYYELAYYPGGPYGYYPVQAHAPQMFSDENPNACVVL; this is translated from the exons ATGGCCAAG CATAAGAAGAAGAGCAACAACGAGAACAAAGGAGATGGTGGCGGCGATAAGAAAACGGCGTCTATAACCGTCGTTTTGAAGGTCGATATGCATTGCGACGGCTGCGCTTCCAAAATCGTCAAATGCGCACGTGCTTTCAAAG GCGTTGACACGGTGAAATCGGAGTCAGGTACTGGGAAGCTAACGGTGACCGGAGAAGTAGATCCGGCGAAACTCCGGGAGACACTCGCAGAGAAGACAAAGAAGAAAGTCGACTTGGTTTCTCCTCAGCCCAAAAAGGACAATAAGAACAAAAGCGATGAAGACAAAAACAAAGAAAAGAAATCATCTGAGGAGAAGAAACCCAAAGAG GCTCCGGTGATAACGGCGGTGTTGAAGCTGAACTTCCATTGTCAAGGTTGTATCGCTAACATCCAGAAGACTGTCACTAAAACCAAAG GTGTGAATGGGATGACAATGGACAAAGAGAAGCAGTTGGTGACGGTTAAAGGAACAATGGATGTGAAAAAGCTCGTGGAGAGTTTGTCGGATAAGCTGAAACGTCCGGTGGAGATTGTGCCGCCGAAGAAGGATAAAGACAAAGAGAACGAGTCTGGCGACAAGAAGAAAGGCGGCGGGGGAAAGGATAACAAAGGCGGCGAGGGGGTGAACATGATGGAGTACGTGGCGGCTCAGCCTTATTACGAGTTAGCGTATTACCCGGGTGGGCCATATGGGTATTATCCGGTTCAGGCCCACGCGCCTCAGATGTTCAGTGATGAGAATCCGAATGCTTGCGTCGTTCTGTGA